The genomic DNA ATAAAACTTAATCCCACACAAAAAAAGTtacattttagttttttttaattgagctttaaatttaaaagctcaaactaaaaaaatatgaaaacctTGTACTATTTCCGCGGCGCCTAGGCGATTCAATCGATTAGGCGGCGCCTAGGGCCGCCTAATCCTGCCTAGGCGCCAAGGCCGCCTAGGTTGGCCAACTAGCATGTTTTCGGTGCAGCTGGTTGATGCCTAGTGCCTAGGCTAGGCGGGGCCTAGCTTAAGCTGATTTTTAGAACACACATCCTATTTCTAGGACAAAATAAGATTAGAAAAGGTTGACACTCATCCAACTTGACCAAGCCTGGAATGGGATTGACTAATTTGGAAAATTATTGTAGTATTAACATGTGTACAAATGGTCAAGATATTTGATTGTTTAACTGATCGAATCAATTAGGGGTACAATGACATGAAGGAAAATTCtagttaatataaatatgatttaagagATCTCAATAGTATAGTGATACTAGTGAAGGTTAACATATCTTGAAATGCTAGAAGATATGTGCTTAAGAATACACAGTTGAAGTTGGAAATATTGTAGTTGTCACCTATGACCTATCCCATTTGGAATATAGTTTACTTCGATTAAACTTTGTCATCTCTGTTGAAGAATATTCAAGGACACAACATGCCTTCTACAGTGCAAGGATTTGTATGCATATTGTTGCATATTCAAGGACACAACATATCTTGAAAATGTGTATCATATTGTTGTTCCACCTATTTGGCGATAGTTACCTGAATCTTACTTCTCTGTTAAGGATTTGTATGCATCCGATTTAGATTTAGGAGTATTTTCTCCATCTAAATTGGACGATATAGGTAGATCTATTCATAGCAAGAGAAACTATGAAATATTACTTTCGAGGGATTTACGTGCATATCGCTATCACACTCATCCTGATCCATGCATTTCAAAAGAAAATGTGTATCATATTGTTGTTCCACCTATTTGGGGATGGTTACCTGAATCTTAATTCTCTGTTAAGGATCTGTATGCATCCTTGTTTCAGTCTTATTCTGCTAATGTTGTGATGAATTTAGTAACTTTACTGGCTGTATGCTCTCCTGAGTTATCGCCTTCATCAATCTTTGTTTCTCTCAAATAATGCTCTCATAAGTCTTCTGAAATTATTAATTTGCATCTTTCTTTTCAGAATTCTTTTGTCTATGTTAAAACAAATTGACTGTGTCTTTTCCTTGAATTAACAGATGCTGTGGATTTGATTATGGCAGAGTCCCATGAACTTGGTGGTTCTACTGTAGTTGTTGACCGAGCTACCCCAAGGGTAACCATCTCTACTCTTGGATTACTGGGACCACTTGGCTTTATAATTGTAATGATGATTGATTCATGTTGCACCTGAAATAATTTTTGGTCTCTGTTAAATGTAGAATGACGAAGTTAGATATCCTAGTAGAGCGCCACAGAGTGGATATGGTGCATACAATGCTTATATCTCAGCTGCAACACGGTATGCAGCGCTTGGGGCTCCAACGCTGTATGATCACTTTGGTTCTTATGGAAGTATGCTAATATTTAAAGTTACGCAAACTGCTCAGCATAGTCCCCTGTTATACATTTGTAATGcaaattttgtgtatgatgtagGAGAGTATTTTGGGCCTTCACGTGGCATTGGTAGAAAGATTTTTGTTGGTAGACTTCCCCAGGAGGCAAGTGCTGAGGATCTGCGCCAGTACTTTGGTCGGTTTGGCCATATCACAGATGTCTATGTTCCAAAGGTAATTACTTGTGTTCATATTCAAATTGGTTAAACAAAATCTGTATGTTAGAATAAACACTTTACCATTAATAGGATCCCAAGAGAAGTGGCCATCGAGGCTTTGGCTTTGTGACTTTTGCTGAGGATGGTGTAGCAGATCGTGTATCCCGTAGGACTCATGAAATTCTTGGACATGAGGTACACATTCATAGGACAATCTGAAATTGGTTGTATAGAGCTATACTTCTTGGTAACTTAGCTAGCTTCATATGGGAAGATATTATGGCAACTGCCAACTGGAATCAATGTATGGTTATGAAAAGtcatgtatttttttaatttgtttctGACGTGATATCTGATATATGGAGTAGGTTGCTATAGACTCAGCAACACCGCTAGATGATGCCGGGCCCAGTGCAGGAGGATACATGGATCCAGCTGAGGTTTATGGAGGGCATGGTCCCATGCGAAACTATGGCAGACTCTATGGCAGCCTAGACTTTGACGACGTGAGTGCCTTGGTTTACCCTTCTGTTATTACGTGGGCACCTATCAGTCAAGACGTGCAAAAGTTAGAAAGTGAGAATAGATTCATAACTCTGACCTGGCACTTCTTTTCCTCATGCAGTATGGCTATGGAGCTAATGGGATCAGTCGATCAAGAATGGATTGGAGGTACAGGCCATACTGACACGAGTTGTGCTCTTTACTTCCATTTGCGATTTCGATTTctatttattaaggataaatttgCAAGGATGTCAAATGAAACTTCTACCTTACATACTCCTGAAATCTCTCTTCACTGTTGTGATTGACGTAGATTTTACGCTATGTATCCGGAAACTTTATTATATCATGCCCTTCAGTCTTGTAATGTTGCGGTTTGAATTGTCCGAAATCATGAGATCTCCTTGCACAATAATTTTATATCTGCCTTTGGGTAGCTAATTATCCCACGGATGGATTAAGTGTATTGTTCTCCGTTTGTGAATTTATAACACATTATAGATGCCTGCCAGGTTTGAAGTCAAAAGATTATAATAGGCGGTTGTCAGGTTCAATTGGTTGGCTCAATTGTTTGTTGGGGAATGGGATTAGAGGAGTTCTAGTTTAGTTGTGATTAAGTTCAAGAGGAACTTGCTTGAACTCAATTTAGTTGGAGAATGTTCAAATTTGAGTTGAGCTCTAAGATTTCCCTTGAAGCTTCTCCTATTTTGTTGTAGGTTTTGGGAGTGAGTGCTCATCTAATATAACCGTCATGAGTCGTTTGACTAATAGATGATCTAGTTGCTTCACTCTTCTTGGTGTGGTGAATTTGAGATGGCATTCGCTTAGATACTTACACTACAATTCCTACCTTGGATTGATTGGCCTGCCAGGTTGAGGCCGACACTTAACGTCATAGTTATGCTTCCATTTTAAATCGGTTAATTTGATCGAATTAAACTGAATTTACTAATTTGATCCAGCTATCCAATTCGTTGAAATTGTTAATCTAGGAGGTGTTTGATTTGACTCAACAAAAATTTTCTACGGACTATTAGATAAATTGAGAAGTACGGTTGTCTATCTGTAACATTCaatgtttttatatttatcatCTTACGAGAGAAAGAATTATAGCTAAGATATGAACATGCTTGACTAATGTTAACCTTCTGTAGCTAAGATTTGAACCTGTCTCGCTAATCTTGACCACGTGTTTGCCCCATGCTAGTGCTGACTAatgttaataattaaaattttattaattgatatttatAATATCACAATTTAcatcttaatttgaatttaacaaaataaaaatgtaaTATAATTTGAATATTACATGATTATTACATctgaatattaaaattttgaaggaaaaataaattaattatccACACGGTGAAACAAGTATCAGTGGTCCACTTTGTGTAGAATGAGAATGGTTTATAATGTAATAATGTGGATCGTAATTATAACTTGGTCATAAttgattgtaatttttttaaaatttatttttctatttagattATAATTTAAGTTGGGATGGATAACCAGAAGTGATAAGCAATAGATGGATAGTTAGGCACCGAGCAAGGTTGGTCTTCGAGTGACCTCCGAtgattcaaattataatttaaataaaaataaattttaaaaaataattataatcaaTTACGATCGAATTATGGATCATCCCCTTGTCCATAAACAATAGACAAGGATCCGATATCGGCATAAATTGAAGGATCACATTCAAATCTTCATTAAAAATAAAGCAATTATGCCTACAGTAAATTTCGAGCCGTGAATGTTAAGTCTTTCTCGTGCAGTCTGCGTCTGACGCGATCACTTTTTTTGAATTTTGCAGTGGCTGATGAAACATTTTCGTGGTGTCGAAGACCTTAAATATTAGTCCATTCGAAGGGTAGatatttagattaaaaaaatgtttacatattaattatccattttaaaattgattcaaGTTTGCAAGTAAATTATCCACCCACCAGTAAATAATGTATTCGGTGGCCATGGGTTATCTCCTTCCTCTTTTTTCTTATCCGGGCTCATGTTGTTACATCTAATAGTATAAAATACAGAATACATTAGTAAATAAAATTTATAGTGATCTTCCAAGATAATCTTGATCTCCACTTAACGTCGAAAAAATGATTATGACATAAGGTTAAAAAATTCTTCTTggattcacaaaccaaatcctaaTCTAGATGTTCTCCTTTGCCGATTGATTCAATTACCTCCAACTCCCTATTCCTTTCCAATTGCTCTTGGACACTTTTTAAAGGAGAATCCATTGATCTTATGACTAGTGCTTTAATATCATATTATGAATGCTTTAACTACAcataatggaggaagatgaaggtgaatggaCATCCATTCACCTTCCTAATGTTGCAAATATTACAATGTTCAACATTTCTCACTCGTTCAAGTCAATCAATAAAAGTTATCTAGTCACAAAAACTATGTAAATCACATCGATTATATGATGAtaaagtcacgaagaccagaacaaaaaaataattagtcacaaagaccaaataagaacattcaaTCTATACTTTAAGGAAAATGATTCGTGCGACAATAAATACACCGAGCAATTATTACTaaaaagattgttacaccttatatAATTATTCTATAGAATGAATCAGAGACATTAATCACTTGTCTTTActtcagattaaattatttatatcattatgaacatctctattctctcataatgaccattatgtcgaGAGTATGTTCAACATTCCCAATTCAATATAagtattcacaattacattttatgtaccgataaaaatataattagtactagtgaataaatgttaaaaatataaatcaatcttaatcttcctttttaactagaatctattcattctaagtAGTCGTTTTCCTAGTTATACTCCATAGACCTAATCAcacatagccaataggaaatatGCTAAAGTAGCAGTTACTGATCAAAACtttaagtagacagctaaatagtcacttagaataagattgagattaacatataatcgcaagggtctcacatagtagagaatcAAGGATTCATATATACTCCTACTACTCTTCTTGTCATGATAgaacatgtggtatgaatcacatgctacgatgttattctctttattaaaaaaagttatttttttttctcaaaatttaacatcgtacaaatttcgatctagacatacttaatgtctaatcctgaatttaacatatgaattccaatatgACTTTAAGCAGATTgaataaatggtgggttcatttactccaatcattacataaatgatcttatcttgacacaattatcaaggcgaccttaacttataagTATGTTTCTATACACAGTTACAGAAGTTATCCCATAAATAACGGTcatacctctatttatacttaacaaatatagATGATTGTTCATGTAAGTGGACTAATCTCAATCTACCaatatgcttatcgagactttattcaaatgtaacaatgacatatacactgaataaatcatgACATTTTCATATATCTAATTGTTTTTACAATATGTTACATTCtttgaagtcccaaagacttcacatgtccttgaaatgactctttaattAATAGCTTAGCAAAAAGATCGGCAAACATATTacatgtagggatgtactcaaaaAGTACCTTTTTCTTATCAACAATACCCCTTATAaagttatatttaatttttatatgcttgtctttgctgtgatatttgagaTCTTTGGAAAAAATTATAACAACTTGACTATCACAATACACTATAACAGAACTCCCAACAATCTTTAGATGTTTCAGGAACCTTTTTAACTAGACAACCTCTTATATAgtcgctgcacaagccacatactcaacttccattgtTGACAGTGCTACACaagtttgtttcttgctattcgaTGAGATGACGCCACTATTTAGCAAGTAGGTATATCCAGATATGGATTTTCTATCATTTAGGTCCCCCACTCAATCTACATTTGTGTAGCTAATTAGTCTCATATTTGATCCTTGAAAACAAAGACAATAATCTGCTgtccctttgagatatctgaatatcctcttcactactttccagtgtctcgatcttgggtttgactggaaatgactaactaagctaacaacatagcttatattaGGACGAGTACACAATATAgtatacattaaactaccaacagcactggcatatgatttttctttatttcggctatttcctcaggagtcttgggatacctACTTTTGCTCAGAACAGTACCTCTCACTACAGGTATCTATTCAATATTGCAatatgacatattgaagtgttgtagcatcttagtaatATAAacctcttgagacaaacccaaaagtctttttgTTCGATCTCAAATGATCTTCATTCTTAAGATGTACTCAACACTTCTCCTATATCTAttatatcaaattgtgatgaaagtcatTATTTAACTTCTATCATATACTTTATATCACTTCTAGCtattaacatatcatcaacatTGATCCGGATATAGTTGAGTGGTAGAGAGGAAATTAGGAGGAAAAGACAGGGGCACTTAGGCCTTTTTACAAGCTAGGGCTTTAAAGGGAGAAGCGGCTCGTGTTTTGGAgagggaagggggggggggggggtttgggGGGACGCCGCCAACCGAGGAGGATGGCTCTCCTTTTGGTGCCTGTCGCCGGCGACGACGGAGACGCCGACACTTTCTTTCCTTGCTCCTCTATCCTCTTCCCTCTAGCTTCGTCATTCTAGTGTCGCCGCAAAGAAGAGGAGGATGCCTTTTGGCCGCCGTCAGCTTTGTAGACGGGAGATCTCCCCCTCCACGCCCACGGTCGCCGCTTTCTCTTctcaccggcaggttcgtcttctcagcttcccgacaggatcaatttggcgccgtctgtgggaacgcgcctgatctggaacgtgaagatggacgatgccGGAGAGTTCTGCCATTCTCATGACCCCGGTCAGTTTTCCCGTTATTTATTATGTCAGTTATATGATTTGCATTAGTTCCTTGggagaagacccccgagccgatcggccgggcggattatatacgagccacatgctcgatggcgaagacccccgagccgatcggtcgggcggattatatacgagccacacgctcgatggcgaagacccccgagccgatcggccgggcggattatatacgagccacacgctcgatggcgaagacccctgAGCCGATCGGCGGGGcagattatatacgagccacatgctcgatggcgaagacccccgagccaatcggccgggcggattatatacgagccacaggctcgatggcgaagacccccgagccgatcggccgggcggattatatacgagccacaggctcgatggcgaagacccccgagccgatcggccgggcggattatatacgagccacaggctcgatgacgaagacccccgagccgatcggccgggcggattatatacgagccacaggctcgatggcgaagacccccgagctgatcggccgggcggattatatacgagccacaggctcgatggcgaagacccccgagccaatcggccgggcggattatatacgagccacaggctcgatggcgaagacccccgagccgatcagccgggcggattatatacgagccataggctcgatggcgaagacccccgagccgatcgaccgggcggattatatacgagccacaggctcgatggagaaaatccccgagccgatcggccgggcggattatatacgagccacaggcttgatggtgaagacccccgagccgatcggccgggtttgaattagccctcagggccgtctagcccagaagTTAagccgtagagtcgaaccggcgactataaaaaccccggcttgaagaccgtctagcccagacgttaaaccgtagagtcgaaccggcgactataaaaaccccggcttgaagaccgtctagcccagacgttaaaccgtagagtcgaaccggcgactataaaaaccccgacttgaagaccgtct from Zingiber officinale cultivar Zhangliang chromosome 4A, Zo_v1.1, whole genome shotgun sequence includes the following:
- the LOC121971618 gene encoding DAZ-associated protein 1-like, which produces MANKLVVLGIPWDVDTEGLREYMTKFGPLDDCVVMKERSTGRSRGFGYVTFSSAEDAKSALDCEHVLGNRTLEVKVATPKEEMKGPTKKATRIFVARIAPSVTEAMFRSYFENYGEITDLYVPKDQGSKGHRGIGFITFDNADAVDLIMAESHELGGSTVVVDRATPRNDEVRYPSRAPQSGYGAYNAYISAATRYAALGAPTLYDHFGSYGREYFGPSRGIGRKIFVGRLPQEASAEDLRQYFGRFGHITDVYVPKDPKRSGHRGFGFVTFAEDGVADRVSRRTHEILGHEVAIDSATPLDDAGPSAGGYMDPAEVYGGHGPMRNYGRLYGSLDFDDYGYGANGISRSRMDWRYRPY